ATTTCCTCGATGCTTTTGGCGACTTCACACTCCGAACCCAAAGTCGATACCGCCTTGCGGTAGGCCTCCGTTGCCTTTGCATTGGTTGAAATGATGAGAACTTTGTTCATGGATCCGATTTGTCCGGGGTTGAAAAACCAGAGAGTTTTCATCCGGAAACGGCTCTTTTCCGCCGTGGCGGCGTCAATCCGCAGGCTTGCTTGTGCGGCGTACCGATGTACGCCTCCGCGCAACCCCTTGATTTCCTTGCCACAACGAAAAATTGCTCGATTCCCATATGAAAACTAACCTGTATCCATCCGGAGTTTCCAGATGGATACCAGAGAGTTCATGTTTTATATAAAAAAGTCGGGAAAAGACATAATGTCACATTTCCACGCTGTCATGCCCTTTATGATAGCAGATTTTTCAAGACCCGGTTCTGAACATCCGTAAGAGGTGTCAAGGGTCAGTGTTATTAAGCAGGGCAAAGCAGGCGACTATGGATGGTATCCATCCGGAGTTTCTGGACGGATATTGATAACCCATCTTGATCCGACGTGTACAGATTCTTTTGCTCCGCTGACGGAAGAAAGCGCAGTCGCGCGGATTGCGGAGACTTTGGGCCATGCTGTTTTAGTCAATGGGACAGGCGTTCTTCCTCCAGGTATGTGATTTGTGCTTGAATAAATCCCAAAAACCGGATATAAGGATATTATATGGTTGCTCCATGCCTTCGAGGGTAAAGATCCGCGGATATTTTACCCGCCGGTCGTATCGAACAGGGCAAGGCCAAAGGGTTTTATGAGGATGCATCATTGCAGCAACATTGTCAGAAAAGGGCAGGCAATGTTTTTCAGCGAACCTCCGGAGATTTCATGAAGCGCGTTTTGTTTGTTTGCACTGGAAATTCCTGTCGCAGCCAGATGGCCGAAGGATTGGTCAATCATGATTTTGCAGGGAAAATCAAAGCGTTTTCAGCCGGAACCGAGCCGCATGGCCTGAACCCAAAGGCGGTGCAGGTGATGGCCGAAACCGGTATCGACATCACCACGCAAACCTCGGATCATCTCAATAAATATGATGGCCAGAGTTTCGATTACGTTATCACGCTGTGCGGCGACGCCAATGAAAAATGCCCGCTCTTCATGGGCGGAGTCAAACGGTTGCACATGGGGTTTGACGACCCTCCCAAAGCCACCGGAAGCAGCGAAGATGTGCTTGCCGTCTACCGGCGGGTGCGTGATGAAATTCGGGAAAAGTTGGCTGAATTTTTTAAAAGCGAGTTAAATTGAAGCAAACGACGGATCTATTCAAGGCATTGGCGCATCGGACACGGTTGCAGATTATCTGCCTTCTCCTCGAAGGCGAGGTGTGCGTGTGCAAGATCATGCAGGTTCTTGACCTGCCGCAATCGACAGTCTCACGCCATCTGGCCGTTTTAAAAAACGCCGGCCTGCTGGAAGACCGTCGTGACGGAACCTGGGTTCTTTATTCCCTGGCCAAGGGGCACGACACTCTGGTGGACCAGTTGCTGGACATGCTTGAAAGTCACCTTCCGAATACCCGGGAAGGAGCCATGGCGCGCAAAAATCTTCTGGATTCCATGGAAAAAAGGTACTGCTCATAAATATTTTCGGTCAATATATCCGAAAAAAGGGATATAGATTGTCCCCCATGGGAGAAAGGTGAAACGATGGACAGCCCGGACGAGAAGAACAAACAGACCCCGCAAAAAATCCTTCGCGATGTCATGCGACTGTGTGCCGATTGCGATACCTGCCGCACCATGATGGAAGAAGATTGCGCCTTTTTTCTCGAGCTTTACAAGCTCTGGGACCAAGAGCATGAGGATGGCATACCCATAACGGAAGAACAGCTCCGCTATCTGGCCGAACTCTGCACTCTCTGCGGGCTGTGCCCCTGCCAGAAAATCCCCATGGATGTCATGGAGGCCAAGAGCCGCTTTATCGAACGGGAAGGGATGCCGCTGGCGACCCGGTTGCTCAACGATGTTCCGCGCATGGCCCGGCTGTGTGGTGCTTTTCCCGATCTGGTCAAGGCGCTGCAATCGAACAAGGTCTCCGGCC
This portion of the Syntrophotalea acetylenica genome encodes:
- a CDS encoding arsenate reductase ArsC, with the protein product MKRVLFVCTGNSCRSQMAEGLVNHDFAGKIKAFSAGTEPHGLNPKAVQVMAETGIDITTQTSDHLNKYDGQSFDYVITLCGDANEKCPLFMGGVKRLHMGFDDPPKATGSSEDVLAVYRRVRDEIREKLAEFFKSELN
- a CDS encoding ArsR/SmtB family transcription factor; translated protein: MKQTTDLFKALAHRTRLQIICLLLEGEVCVCKIMQVLDLPQSTVSRHLAVLKNAGLLEDRRDGTWVLYSLAKGHDTLVDQLLDMLESHLPNTREGAMARKNLLDSMEKRYCS